Part of the Strigops habroptila isolate Jane chromosome 22, bStrHab1.2.pri, whole genome shotgun sequence genome, cagcaccacgtCCCCTCTCGCAGCACCGCAGAGCGCCGATGACATCTAGAGGCCACTTCAGCTCATCTCCCAGAACATCACCCGCTGGAAGCGGGGCTGGAGGACTCGACTGCAGCACAAACCCACCTGGAGCTCTTCTGCTTCGTGTTCCTTTGCTTCAGAACTTGTACCTGCTTCCATTTGGGCTCTTCCTACCGGAGCAAGTAGGAATggggcagtgttcaaggccaggttggacacaggggcttgaagcaacctgctctagtggaaggtgtccctgcctgtggcaggggctggagctggaggagctttaaggtcctttccaacccaaaccagtctgggattctacagTTCTACAATACAGATGTGAGACGATGGGGCTGTTCCCATGGACAGGCCTTTACTAAGATGCTAAAAAAGTGTGAATTCTAGTTTTTATGCTGTTTAAGTCACCAAATTCTATTAGCAAAGGGTACCTAGCTATGagataaaataaactgaagcaaCTTACAGGAGATCTTTACAAAGCAACACCATAAATCTGCATTCCGCCAGTATGGCTCAGCCCTGAACACTTCTGGGATTTTAAAGCTTCACGTTgctctctgtcaggttaaagccattccccttgtcctgtccccttgtccaaagcccctctccaggtttcccggagcccctttaggcactggagctgctctaaggtctccccttcaggagccttctcttctccaggctgccccagcccagctctctcagcctggctccatggcagagctgctccagccctcgcagcatcctCTACCGCAGACGTGCTGTGCCTCTGAGCAGCACCGTTGCCCCAGTGGAGGGAAGGGCACACACTCACAGATGAAATAGATGCTGTACTTGGGCCTCCGCAGCTCCTGAACGAGGAACTCCACATTCTCCTGCAcgaaaacagcagcagggagaggacgTTTAGGGAACGCGGTGTGCGAGGGGCCGGGCTGAGCCGCACCATCCCCGCGGGCACGGCCCTACCTTGGTGGGCCGCAGGAAGCAGATGGCCTTGAGGTGCTTCATGGGCTCCCTGTTGGCGGAGTCGAGCCGCTCGAAGAGGTACACCTCCTTCTGCAGGATCTCGGACTGCGTGTACACCATGCTCACCACGCCGGTCTGCGGGCGGGAGGCGGCAGCGCTCGTCACCGCGGGCCGCGGGCCGGGtccccgccgcgccgctccccgcccggcccggccccgcagcTCACCGTCTCCCGGTCCATGAGCAGCACCTTCATGCCCGGACCGCTGTCCTCGATCATCTTGGACACGTACTGCTTGACGGCCAGCACCGCGTTCATCGCGACTCCGttcggctcggctcggctcggctccgCTCGGCCCGGCTGcgccccgctgcccgccgggAGCTGTAGTCCGGCAGCGGGAAAGCGGCGCAGAGGGGAGTGAGGCAAAGGACTTTAACTCCCAGCAGCCAACGCGGCGCTTTCCCTCCGGCCCCGCCCTCAGGGCATCCGGAACCTGCTTAAGGGGAACGCGGTCCGGCCCCTCCGCTTCTCGCCTCGATGGGGGCGGTTCCCTTCGACCCGTTACAGGCTCAGCCCGGCTTGGGATGGAGGAACCCCAAAGCTCGTCTGAAGCCGTGGGCAGGACGCCCTCgactggagcaggttgctccagctcctgtgtccaacctggccttgaacactgccccATTCCTACTTGCTCCGGTAGGAAGAGCACAAATGGAAGCAGGTACAAGTTCTGAAGCAAATGAACGCGAAGCAGAAGAGCTCCAGGTGGGTTTGTGCTGCAGTCGAGTCCTCCAGCCCCGCTCCCAGCGGGTGATGTTCTGGGAGATGAGCTGAAGCGGCCTCTAGATGTCACCGCCGCTCTGCGGTGCTGCGAGAGGGGacgtggtgctgctgcttcgGGCTGGGTTTTGCCAGAGGGAAGCCTGGCGAGAGCATTCCAATGGGTTCTTGTGTGTTCCGTGTCCCGCCCGACTGTTCTCTCCCAGTTGTTCTCTTCCAGACTTCAGCAACGTGATCAGTAAGAGTGATGTCAAGTCTTTAGCTGAGGCTGATGAACAGGAGGTTGTGGCTGAAGTTCAGGTGGGTTGTGACTGTTTTGACTCTTTTCAGTAGATCTCCtcttccaaaagcagcagcaaagtgccCACACAAGGTGAAAGCTCAGGTGTGGCCACGTAGCTCTGGAAGAgcatgcagcagcactgcagcagcctcaggtGGGGGAAGAGATGAACATAGGTGCTATTTGCAGTTCTCTTTCATTGCTAGTGGATGTACCAGGCGATGGTTCACGAGCTGCTGGGGATTAACAACAACCGCATCGACCTCTCCCGGGTGCCGGGGATGAGCCAAGACCAGCGGGAGGTGGTGCTGTCTGTGGAGAACGACGAGTTCTACGCCAGTGTAGGTTCCTAGTGGGACCTTAATGGCTTcagcctgccagaggggaggctgagatgagctcttaggcagaagttcttccctgtgagggtgctgaggcgctggcagaGGGTGCCCACGGGTTGGACCAAGACCCAAGGGTGTGTTTTCAAGGGGGGTTTCAGCACAAATATCCCTTGGTGCTGAaccctgcagccacccagcaGCAATGGCCCCAAGCTGCTCCTGAGAGCCAGGAGCTGGAACCGTGTGCTCGTTGCTGAGTTCCCAAAGGAGCTGGCAAGGTCCGTGTTGCCCCTGTGCTGAATCTGACTTTAGGAGCCTTGGCTTCACGATGGATCTGGCAAGTGATGGAGGGTAGAGCCCAGTGCTCCCTTTTCTTGTCCTGCTGGAGCTggcgggagcagcagcagccccgagACAcgtccccatccctccctgcaggcTGAGGGCTCATGTCCATCCTGCACAAGACACATCCTCCCACCCCAATGGGCCTATGTCCCACCATCCGAAGCCTCCCATGGGGAATGACTGTGGAAGGGCTCCTGATCCCAGCAACACAGCTCCCCCATCACCCTCCCAttccccagcacccactgcagctgccccagcccaaaACGGACACCTGAAAACCTGGTGTTTAAGGTTCCAATTCAATGCATACATGGACAGACATTGCTGGAATTAGGGACCATACCTGTGCCACCAAGCCCTGCCTTGCAGAGACAGCCAAATGGGCCACCTCAGCTCTGCCCCTCGAgatgctgtggtgctgctgccctgcacgCTGGGAAACACCCAGTTGCACCCTGCTGGTGTCACTGGTTGCAGGTTCAACACGTCGTGCACTGTCACACTGCTCATCAGCCCTGTAAAGGCAGTCGCTGGCAGCAGGTGATGGTCAAGGAGCTCCCACATCCATGGGGAGCCTCAGGAAAGGCTCAGGTTGGGTTTCCCTGCAGGTCTCAGGGCCAACAAGAGGGTTTCCAAGCAGTTAACCATGAGAGTGCCAGGGTTCTTGAACAGCCTTGCAGGAGGCTCCATCCCTGTTCTGCTGAGGGCTGGAGGACGGGACCTCTAAgtagaggaaaggagaaaaggtgaggagggaaactgaggcacggagctGCCCTGAAGGCAGCGGCAGAGCGCCGCGAGCTTGGGCTGCAGGAAGCCCATGTGGAGGAGActgggtggctgctgctgtaacaGACACTGGTTGTGAGGGTTCCTTTGCATCGTTCTGCATCCAGCCCGGCTGGGGCCTTCATCCAGGAGCGGGGGGTGATGAGACGAGGAGAGATGTCAACCGCAGAGCAGCCTCAAGCCagagcgaggaggaggaggagctggagtgCCAGGGCCACCAGCACGCTGGTGGTGGTGCAGGATGTGGCACTGGAGGACTCAtctggaggcagagggagagcCAGGGCATGGGGAGGGCTCTGAGCTGCCCAGACCAGGCAGgggaccccccaaaacccctcctCATACAGTCTCCTGCCACCCACCAGCCCACCAGAGCCATGGGTCACCTCCAGGCTGGCAGGGACCCGCTGTCCTCAGGGGACCCTCCAAAGCCAAGGCCACCTTGCAGCCCACCCACCCAGGTTCTGCCCGCTCTGCAGTACCTGTCCAGGAGCAGGGGTGCCTGTAGATCAGCGAGGCGTTGTTGGAGGACACAGGGTTGCTGACCCTGCAGGTGTAGGTATCTGGCGAGGTGTTGAGGGACACATGCAGCTCAGAAGCACTCACACGGTCCCACTGGAACTGGGAGGGGGAGATCCACTCATAGGTCACCCCTTCAAGCCCCACCGAGCACTCCAGGGTTGCTTCACACCGCTCCGGGTTACCCATGACCACTTTGGCCTTCACAGTGGGCTTTGGGACCAGCTCTGCGAGAGGCACCAGGATGTCACAGCCTGCCCCTTGTCCCCTCATGGGATGCTGGGACAACCCTCCCACGTTCCCAGCTCACCGTACACCGTCAGGAGGACGTTCTCAATGAGCCCCTTGCCCATCTCATCCTCCAGGTACAGCTGGTACATGCTGCTGTCGTTCTTCTGCAGGCGGCTGATCTTCAGGGTGTTGTTGGGGAAGAGCTCCAGGCGTCCCCTGTAGCTGTTGTTGCGGTACCAGACCTTCCCGCTGCTGTCCCGGATGGCGAGGTTCAAGTGTCATTGCGCCGCCAGTGGACTTCATGGTAGGAGATGGTGCTTTGCAGGCTTGGACTGAGATATGCTACCCCATGAACGGCCCCGACCACCTCCGATGATGGCTTCTGTCGTGCCTGGGCTGCTGAGAAAGTGGAGACTGGAGCTGCTTGGCCAGCTTGgccaaggggtgatgggttcacacttaaacagaggaagttcagcttgggcataaggaagaagttgttccctgtgagggtgctgaggcgctggcgcagggtgcccagagaagctgtggctgccccatccctggcagtgttcaaggccaggttgggcaaagccttgggtgacatggtctagtgtgaggcatccctgcacatggcaggggagttggaactagatgatcttaaggtcctttccaacccaaattctatgattctgtgattctaaaatgcaaataacCCATTTGCTCactgcttcatagaatcatcttggaatgatttgggttgaagggaccttaaagctcctccagctccaacccctgccacgggcagggacaccttccactagagcaggttgctccaaccccctgccacgggcagggacaccttccactagagcagattgctccaagcccctgtgtccaacctggccctgagGATGTGGCAGCTACACTCTGTGTCAGTGTCCCACCACGCCTCTGTGCTTTCGGCCACGTTGCAGGGATACTGTGGTTTCAGTGGTGCAGAGACCGATGGTTTCAGGATTTCCTCTTTCACACACTGAGCATGTGACCCCACTGAAGttgttttttgcctttgctttaattttgctCCCTCTGTACTCTCAGCtcacccagagcagctcctcacCCCCAGCCCCTGGCAGCGATGCCGGGGATCCCATGGGAAGGGAGCCAGTGGGTGATGTCAcggtttgagcccagccggtaactcggaaccacgcagccgctcgctcactcccccccttctgCCCCCCGCGCTCCCGGAGCAATGCGGAGGCGAATGGAAAGAACATAACTCAAACAgtttgagataagagcagcccagtaactaaggaaGAATacaaaccactgctgctaccaccagtaataataatgataaggtaaataacaaggggagaggatacaattgctcaccatctgccaaccgatacccagcccgagctgagcagtgatctgggccttctgggtaactccccccagtttctgtactaggcatgacatgctgtggtatggaatacccctttggctagtttgggtcaggtgtcctgtctctgcttcctcccggcttcccctcttccccggcagagcatgagactgagaaagtccttggtcagagtaaacatcactgagcaacaactaaaaccatcggtgttaccagcgttgttcccaggctgaaagtcagaaacacagcactgcaccagctactaagaaggagaaaaatggctgctatagctgaacccaggacagtcacACCATGGCACAGCGCTGGGATGGGAAGAGCTGAGGTGGAGCGGGATACAGGGAGGGTTTAGCCATGAACACATGCCCAAGGTCTGCCTCCCAACCCCAAAGCCATCTCCTCTCAGGTCagctccctgggcaacccaccACCGTACCTTGCGTGATGAAGAGGGGGAAGAGCATCGCCACTGTCAGCCCAGCCACCAATCTGCTCTCTGCATCCAAACCCAAGCTGCAACACGGAGATCCTCGTCGCCAGGCAGTGGCTCGCCCAGGACCCCGTGAACCAGCCTGCACCATCTGAGCATGGTCCCTGCACGCAGCCGTGATGGGACCGTGCTGGAAAAGAGCCAACAGCAGAACTTGAAAAtgtagctgctgcttcctgcctttcccttccctcaggCAAGGGAAATGAAGAGCATGCGCAGTTCAGAAACATCACGCAGCAGCCTCAAACCTCCCTGGCAACACCACGCACAGCGCCCCAGGGACCCCGACCCCCATCAGTCACCACCACTATGAtggaaaatgaagcacagaccccacagaaaaccccacagaaaacTGCAGGCAAAAGCAGTTGTGATCCAGTGCTGAGAAACGATGAAGTGGGTTGAGGAAGTGTGGCTTGTGACATGAAAAATaggcagaggaagggcaggaagCCCCAGCACCACGAGTTTATAGCCACTGGGAGGGATTCAGGATGGGAACACTTGTGTGGTGTCAGGAGTCTGAGCAGCGCTGTTCAGTTTAAACGAAATTAGAACAGAACTGGTGTGTGTTCAGAGTCATGTCTTGGGTGTGAAGCTCCAAATGTGAAAGGGATTGAGCTTCTACTTTTACATTAGCAGATAAAAGGAGACAGAGCAAAAGGGTTGCTTTGCCAGTGCCTCTTGGAATAACAAGGGAGATCACGGGTAACAGAGTGAGCTCGTGGGTAACATCACCACTTTGGAAAGTTCGTTCTGTAGCTGAATGGCTCTGAGAAGGAAACCCACCACTTTGGGAGATGCTACAGCCATTCACTTGGTGTATCCCGAGGTGTTCCCACAAAGCCGTGGCTATGTGTGTGTTCGGGTTTGAGTTATAAGATGTTTccatctgtgctgctttgggagAAGCCTGCCCACCCCGTATCAGCCTCGCTTAATGATCAGTTTTCATTGAAGACTTAGATTCAACAACCAATTCACCATCAACAACCCCAACGTGCAGCCTCGGGGGAAGCTCCAAGAGGGCAGTAGCGTTTTGAAACGGGTTTGAACTGCGTTTGGGTTCCTGCAGCAGCGCTCAGGCAGAGGGCGCctgtggagcagagcagaggcaggtcTGCATCCTCCTGCTGCGAGCTGAACGCCGTGAGGACACCAGGACACACAGAATCCATCAGGCTTTACTGGTCCAACTGTTGTGGTCGGAGGAACAGCGCCGCGATGCAGCAGAGCCCCAGGTTACGTGGTGTTGGCTGGGTACGTGATGTGGTCCATGGCTTGGGGCTCATCCTCGGCATCCCCTGGCACAGAAGCCGCAGGGGAATCtaacagcaacagaagcaaGGCACGTCTCTGTCTCCCTGCTTCAGTTTCTGTGCCACACAAGGAATATCCCAGCTGCTTTTTGTCATGAAACATGAGTAAAAGAGGGTGACAAATGGGGTTGGTTGCGAGATGTAGCTTTCATGAAGAGATCTGCTTGGGCTGATGGAACATCAAACCACAGAAAGAGGGGAGATCTAGCtgagatatgaggaagaagttcagaggctggtttgagttgaagggaccttaaagctcatctaaagccacgggcagggacaccttccacaggaccaggatgctccaagccccgtccagcctggccttgaacactccct contains:
- the LOC115602702 gene encoding vacuolar protein sorting-associated protein 45-like — its product is MSPPLCGAARGDVVLLLRAGFCQREAWREHSNGFLCVPCPARLFSPSCSLPDFSNVISKSDVKSLAEADEQEVVAEVQWMYQAMVHELLGINNNRIDLSRVPGMSQDQREVVLSVENDEFYASVGS